A window from Solanum stenotomum isolate F172 chromosome 7, ASM1918654v1, whole genome shotgun sequence encodes these proteins:
- the LOC125871278 gene encoding pectinesterase inhibitor-like, translated as MAHSYISILFLIVSLTFMLTSVRADLINDVCSKTQKPTICLSALKGDSRSKGANLEGLATISIDISLKNMQSTHDLVNTLLNQATNPKLKTRYSSCLENYNDGIDDLRGLPALLKSKDYVGLNIHASAALDDPSTCDDNFSDPPPESPQLKAASDKLQG; from the coding sequence ATGGCACATTCATATATCTCTATCTTGTTTTTGATAGTTTCTCTCACCTTCATGTTAACAAGCGTGAGAGCCGATCTGATAAACGATGTTTgttcaaaaacacaaaaacccaCTATATGTTTATCGGCTCTAAAAGGAGATTCTCGATCCAAAGGTGCAAATCTTGAAGGCCTTGCGACTATCTCAATAGACATATCACTAAAGAACATGCAATCTACACATGATCTTGTTAATACATTGCTTAATCAGGCCACAAATCCAAAATTAAAGACAAGATATAGTTCGTGTTTAGAGAATTACAATGATGGCATTGATGATCTTAGAGGATTGCCTGCTCTTTTAAAATCTAAAGACTATGTTGGTTTGAATATTCATGCATCTGCTGCTTTGGATGATCCTTCTACGTGTGATGACAATTTTTCAGATCCACCTCCTGAATCACCCCAATTGAAAGCTGCTAGTGACAAGCTTCAAGGA